The Xenopus tropicalis strain Nigerian chromosome 7, UCB_Xtro_10.0, whole genome shotgun sequence genome includes a region encoding these proteins:
- the LOC101730610 gene encoding sialic acid-binding Ig-like lectin 12, translated as MVSEGTKGRFTLTGKVQEGDCSFSISNAQPADQGIYEFRIENGDTKYSYSWNKLSVSVTDLPEPTISPVGELIAGKPITLTCTAHPAPQGCKGNITWGGRINIENISNYEREDQAGKVTSISDITVTPSQREHNSPLTCTVTYSGVSTNSSITLDVQYPPSVTITVPGHNGTYENKSVAVIEGDTKLLRCEVNSNPVAEISWSRGDEIFIRTSQKRLILALENVSVADGVTYTCLARNTHGSVSGTVSVTVESLPHDKKTNHLIILMIRGLSILALSGIIAVPAVLVMRYREKRRQRQAEGNLTE; from the exons ATGGTTTCTGAGGGAACAAAAGGCCGATTCACCCTGACTGGGAAAGTACAGGAAGGAGACTGCTCATTCTCTATCAGCAATGCCCAACCAGCCGATCAAGGGATCTATGAATTCCGAATTGAAAATGGAGACACTAAATATTCCTATAGTTGGAACAAGCTCAGTGTGAGTGTGACAG ATCTACCAGAACCTACTATATCCCCTGTGGGGGAGCTGATCGCTGGGAAGCCAATAACACTGACTTGTACGGCTCATCCAGCACCTCAAGGGTGCAAGGGAAACATCACATGGGGAGGAAGGATAAACATAGAGAACATATCTAACTATGAGCGGGAGGATCAGGCTGGTAAAGTCACCTCCATATCAGATATCACTGTTACTCCATCCCAGAGAGAGCACAATAGCCCCCTAACATGTACAGTGACTTACAGTGGGGTCTCCACTAACAGCAGCATCACCCTGGATGTTCAGT ATCCTCCTTCAGTGACAATCACAGTTCCAG GACACAATGGAACTTATGAAAACAAATCAGTGGCTGTGATAGAGGGAGACACAAAGCTTCTCCGATGTGAAGTAAACAGCAACCCAGTGGCTGAAATTTCCTGGAGTAGAGGAGATGAGATTTTTATTAGAACTTCTCAAAAGCGTCTGATTCTCGCACTGGAGAATGTATCAGTTGCTGATGGTGTAACCTACACGTGCTTAGCAAGGAATACTCACGGGTCCGTCTCTGGGACTGTTAGTGTCACTGTAGAAT ctcTCCCACATGACAAGAAGACCAACCATCTTATAATATTAATGATACGGGGACTTTCCATCTTAGCCCTCTCTGGTATTATAGCAGTGCCAGCAGTTTTGGTGATGAGATACAGGGAAAA GAGAAGGCAACGACAGGCTGAAGGAAATCTTACAGAATAA